CGCCGTTGCGGCGCATGACCAGCGGCATCGCCTTCAGTGGCGTGGCCTGGATCGTGGTGGGGGCGATCCAGGTGGTGATGGATGGCGGCGAGCCGATGCACATCGCCTGGCAGATCCTGCCCTATGCCTTGCTCACCTTCGGCGAGGTGCTGGTGTCGGCCACCGGCATCGAGTTCGCCTACAGCCAGGCGCCGCCGTCGATGAAGGGTGTGGTGATGAGCTTCTGGTATCTGACCACCACGGTCGGCAACCTGTGGGTGCTGCTATCGAACGTGGCGGTGCGCAACGAGACGGTGACCGCGCATATCGCCGATACTGGACTCAGCGAAGCGGCGTTCCTGATGTTCTTCTTCGCGGCCTTCGCATTCCTGGCGGCACTGGCCTTCGGCCTGTATGCGCGCGGTTATCGCATGGTCGACAATTACCGTTCTGCCTGAGGTCTGCATGATTACCCTGATCTTGATCGCCATCACCGGCATCGTCTCCTGGATGGCGTTCAACAACCGCAAGTTGAACGACCGCCTGATCCTGTGGCCGCCGGCCGTGGACAAGCACAAGCAATACGACCGGCTGGTGACCTACGGCTTCATCCATGCCGACCTGGGCCACCTGGTCTTCAACATGATCACGCTGTTCTTCTTCGGGCGGGTCATCGAACGGGTGATGCTGCAGATCACCGGCAGCGTGCTGACCTATCCGCTGTTCTATCTGGCCGCGCTGGTGGTGTCGATCCTGCCCAGCTACCTGAAGAACCAGAACAACCCGAATTACTTGAGCCTGGGCGCCTCCGGTGCGGTGTCGGCGGTGCTGTTCGCCTTCATCCTGCTGCAGCCGTGGACCATCATCCTGGTGCTGTTCATTCCGGCACCGGCGATCATCTATGCGGTGTTCTACGTGGGCTACAGCCTGTGGATGGACCGCCGCGGCGGCGATCGCATCAACCACAGCGCGCACCTGGCCGGCGCGGCCTTCGGGGTGATGTTCATGCTGATCATGGAGCCGCGGGTGTTGCAGATCTTCCTGGAGCAGCTGTCCAACCCGCGCTTCGGTTGAGTGAGGACCAGCATCGGCGGGCGATGTCCCCCGGTGGGCGCGTGGCCCGGCCTGGTGCAGACCCCGGGTTGCAGACGCCAACCAGGCCAGGACCGCGCTGGTGCATGACGGTCCTGGCGGGTGCGGCAGTGCCGGCCTCAGGCCGCGTTGCGTTCCTGATCGGTGGCCAGTGCCGAGCCGGACACGGCGCCGTAGGCCTGCTGCAGGCGCTGGTAGACCGTGTCGTTGAGCTGCGCGAAGTCCGGATTATGGGTGTCGCCGGTGATGGCGAACTGCAACAGCCCTTCCAGCAGCGAGCTGTCGCTTTGCGCGTTGTTTCCTGCCGAATCATTGTGCATGCGGTGACTCCTCGTAGGTAAGACGAGGGCGCCGGGCATGCCGGAGACCGGTTGCAGCGAGCGCCATCGAGTCAGCTATCGGCGGTGCTGCAGCGAACTTGAGCAGGTCATCGCCGAGCCGGGCGGCCGGTCACAGCGTGGATTCATTTTCACGCAGGCGCGGCGTCGCGCTGGTCACACTGGCCGTACTTGGCAGCGGTGCAAACTACGATGAAGGCAGCGACAGTGCACGTCGACCACGACCCGACACAGCAGCATTTTGTCGTAGACACCGATGGACAACGTGCCGAGCTGGTGTACCGCCGCGACAGTGCGGGCATGACCATCACCCATACGCTGGTGCCGGAGGCGATCGCCGGACGCGGGATCGCTGCCGCCTTGGTTGAGGCCGCTCTGGCGTTTGCCCGGGCATCCGGGCTGAAGGTGGTGCCCGCGTGCAGTTATGCGCAGGCTTACATGCGTCGACATCCACAGTTTCAGGATCTGCTGGCCTGACGGCCGCAACAGCAAGTCAATCAGGGGAGCGGGTGGGAATGGGGCGGTTGCTTGCAGGAAATGGGGTGCGGGGCCTGCTGGTGCTGGCGCTGCTGACGGGCTGTACGCAGCGCGAGCCGGCAACTGCCGAGCCGGCCGAACCGGCGGCTGATGCGGCCGTGGCAACACCGCCGCCGGTCGAGCCGGCAATGGTGCAGAGCGGCCCGCTGGAAGACGTGATCGAGCATGCGCCTGCCTACATGGTGGGTATCAGCTACCCGCGCGGCCTGGATGCCTATCCGGAACTGACCGCGTTGATCCGCACGTACGCGCAGGACGCGCGCAGCGAATTGATGCAGGCCGTTTCCGGTCTGGGCAACGACAAGCCTGCCGCGCCCTACGAGTTGTCGCTGGCGTTCGAAACGGTGCTGCAGACCGCCGACCTGATCGTGATCGCCGCCGACGGCAGCCGCTATACCGGCGGTGCGCATGGCGAGCCGTTGGTGGCGCGTCTCGTGTGGCTGGTCAAGGAGCGCAAGCAGTTGACTGCACAGGCGTTGATTCCGGATGCGGCGGGGTGGGGCAAGATCGGCAGTGCGGTGGCCGCACAGCTGCATGCCGCTGCCACGCAGCGCGTGGAGGCCGACCGCGTGCCGATCGAAGAACAAGCAGAACAGGTAGCGTCGGCCGATCGCATGATCGCCGAAGGCACTGCCGCGCAAGTGGACAACTTCGCGCAATTCGTCCCGGTGTTGAATGCGGCCGGGCAGATCACTGCACTGCGTTTCGTGTTTCCTCCGTATCAGGTAGGACCGTACTCGGATGGCACGCAAACCGCCGACGTGGCTGCATCTACATTGCTGCCGTGGGTCGCGCCGGAATATGTACATCTCTTCGCTCGCTGATGTATCGCCCCGCAGTCGATGTGATTGAATGGCTGGACCATTCAGTAATGTACTCCAACGGGTGATATGAGTAGTTTCGATCCAACCGCAAACCGCGTGGGCCACACCTGCGCGCGATACCCGGAATTCCCGCGGGAACCGGCCGTTCTGGTGAGGTTGATCAAGCATCTCTACAAGCGCATGCACACGCAAAGCTGCGTGCGGCTCAAGCCGTACGGCATCAGCCCACCGGAATACGAGATTCTGATGATGCTCTACGGCACGCCGGAGCAGGCCATCACGCCCACCGAAGTGGCCGAGGCCGCCAGCGAGAAACCGGCCAACATCACCCGGCTCACCGACCAGCTCTGCGACAAGGGCTTGATCGCCCGTGGCGCCAGTTCCGACGACCGCCGCAAGATCGTACTGACCTTGCAGCCGGCAGGGCTGGCTTTGATCAAAAGCCTGTTGCCGGAAGCGTGCACGCTGTTGCATGCGCAGACGGCCGGCCTCAGCGACACCGAACAGGTGCGCCTGGAGAAACTGTTGAAGAAGCTGCTCGAAGGCGTGGACGCGGTGGAGTCCTAGCAGCGGTCGACGCGTCCTGGGTGGTTGGCGGGAAGGCGTGCGGCGGATGCCAGACGCGCGATACATGCCGACGTGACGATCTTGGCCGTGCACTGGCTTTCGCCAGGCCCACCGTGTCCGGTGTGCGGCACGCCCACGCATGGGCACATTAAAACGCCGCCCGGATCGCTCCGGGCGGCGTTGTATCTGGAGCAAGCTGCAGGCCGGGTTACGGCTTGGACTGCGGTGCCTCTGGCGTGGCGCCATCGCCACCCTGCGCGCTCAGGCCGCGCTTTTCGAGCAGTGGCTCGATCTGCGGCGCATGGCCGGCAAAGTTCTGGAACAGCTCCATTGCATCCACGCTGCCGCCGCGCGAGAGCAGGGTCTTGCGGAAGCGGTCGCCATTGGCACGGCTCAGGCCACCATGTTGCTTGAACCACTGCTGGGTGTTGGCATCCAGCACTTCGGACCAGATGTAGGCGTAGTAACCGGCTGCGTAGCCGCTCATGATGTGGCTGAAATACGGCGTCTTGTAGCGCGGCGGCACCGGCGCATAGGCAATGCCATCTTGTTGCAGGGCCTTGGCTTCGAACGCCATGACCCCGGCCGCATCGGGCACGTCGCTGGCGCTGACCTGGTGCCAGTTCTGGTCCAGCATCGCCGCACCCAGGTACTCGGTGGTGGCAAAGCCCTGGTTGAACTTGGACGCAGCAATCACCTTGTCCAGTAAGGCCTGCGGCATCGGCGTGCCATTCTGATAATGCTTGGCGTAGTTCTTCAGGATGGACGGCTCGTCGGCCCACATCTCGTTGACCTGCGAGGGGAACTCGACGAAGTCGCGCGGCACGCTGGTGCCGGAGAAGTACGGGTATTTGACGTCGGAGAACATGCCGTGCAGCGCATGCCCGAACTCATGGAACATGGTGGTCACTTCATCCCAGGTCAGCAGCGTCGGCTGGCCGGCCGGCGGCTTGGGGATGTTGAGGTGATTGGCCACCACCGGCTTGAAACCGGTCAGCTCGGACTGCGACACATACGAGTTCATCCAGGCGCCACCGCGCTTGGATTCGCGGGCATACATGTCGGCGATGAAGATCGCCAGCTGCTTGCCGTCGGCATCGAACACGTCGTAGACGGTGATGTCGTCGCGGTAGGTCGGCAGGTCGGTGCGCTGCTTGAAGGTCAGGCCATATTCCTGGTTGGCTGCGTAGAACACGCCGTTTTCCAGCACGTTCTTGAGCTCGAAGTACGGCTTGAGCTGGGACTCGTCGAAATTGTACTTGGCCTGGCGCACCTTCTCGCTGTAATACGCCCAGTCCCAGGCTTCGAGCTTGAAGGTCGGCTTGCGCGCGGCCTTTTGTTCCTTGTCGATCATCGCCTGCAGGTCGGCGGCTTCGCGCTTGGCATTGGCGACCGCAGCCGGCGCCAGTTTGCCGAGC
The window above is part of the Xanthomonas campestris pv. badrii genome. Proteins encoded here:
- a CDS encoding DUF3298 and DUF4163 domain-containing protein, translated to MGRLLAGNGVRGLLVLALLTGCTQREPATAEPAEPAADAAVATPPPVEPAMVQSGPLEDVIEHAPAYMVGISYPRGLDAYPELTALIRTYAQDARSELMQAVSGLGNDKPAAPYELSLAFETVLQTADLIVIAADGSRYTGGAHGEPLVARLVWLVKERKQLTAQALIPDAAGWGKIGSAVAAQLHAAATQRVEADRVPIEEQAEQVASADRMIAEGTAAQVDNFAQFVPVLNAAGQITALRFVFPPYQVGPYSDGTQTADVAASTLLPWVAPEYVHLFAR
- a CDS encoding rhomboid family intramembrane serine protease, giving the protein MITLILIAITGIVSWMAFNNRKLNDRLILWPPAVDKHKQYDRLVTYGFIHADLGHLVFNMITLFFFGRVIERVMLQITGSVLTYPLFYLAALVVSILPSYLKNQNNPNYLSLGASGAVSAVLFAFILLQPWTIILVLFIPAPAIIYAVFYVGYSLWMDRRGGDRINHSAHLAGAAFGVMFMLIMEPRVLQIFLEQLSNPRFG
- a CDS encoding GNAT family N-acetyltransferase, translating into MKAATVHVDHDPTQQHFVVDTDGQRAELVYRRDSAGMTITHTLVPEAIAGRGIAAALVEAALAFARASGLKVVPACSYAQAYMRRHPQFQDLLA
- a CDS encoding M3 family metallopeptidase; this encodes MTTRLAFALAASLGLAMPSYSIAAPATTQAATQANPFFADSTLPLHYPQFDKITDSDFAPAFDAGMAEQLKEVDAIANQKAKPSFENTIIALEKSGATLDRATTVFFNLVGADTNDARKKLQADYSARFAAHRDAISLNGKLFARIQTLYDQRAKLGLDAQGVRLVEKYYSDFVRDGAKLSDADKTTLKGMNAELAQLGTTFSQNVLAEVNAAAVVVDDVKQLDGLSEEQIAAAAEAAKARKLDGKYVIALLNTTGQPPLTQLKNRELRKKIYDASVSRGSHGGQYDNTALVSRIMKLRADKAKLLGFPTYAAYSLENQTAKTPEAVNAMLGKLAPAAVANAKREAADLQAMIDKEQKAARKPTFKLEAWDWAYYSEKVRQAKYNFDESQLKPYFELKNVLENGVFYAANQEYGLTFKQRTDLPTYRDDITVYDVFDADGKQLAIFIADMYARESKRGGAWMNSYVSQSELTGFKPVVANHLNIPKPPAGQPTLLTWDEVTTMFHEFGHALHGMFSDVKYPYFSGTSVPRDFVEFPSQVNEMWADEPSILKNYAKHYQNGTPMPQALLDKVIAASKFNQGFATTEYLGAAMLDQNWHQVSASDVPDAAGVMAFEAKALQQDGIAYAPVPPRYKTPYFSHIMSGYAAGYYAYIWSEVLDANTQQWFKQHGGLSRANGDRFRKTLLSRGGSVDAMELFQNFAGHAPQIEPLLEKRGLSAQGGDGATPEAPQSKP
- a CDS encoding MarR family winged helix-turn-helix transcriptional regulator — translated: MSSFDPTANRVGHTCARYPEFPREPAVLVRLIKHLYKRMHTQSCVRLKPYGISPPEYEILMMLYGTPEQAITPTEVAEAASEKPANITRLTDQLCDKGLIARGASSDDRRKIVLTLQPAGLALIKSLLPEACTLLHAQTAGLSDTEQVRLEKLLKKLLEGVDAVES